In one window of Gossypium hirsutum isolate 1008001.06 chromosome A01, Gossypium_hirsutum_v2.1, whole genome shotgun sequence DNA:
- the LOC107900975 gene encoding glutamate--tRNA ligase, chloroplastic/mitochondrial, with protein MAALVAGTPWMRIRVIPEFASPFIFRRHFRRNFSVRASIDSDAPVRVRFAPSPTGNLHVGGARTALFNYLFARSKGGKFVLRIEDTDLERSTRESEEAVLRDLAWLGLDWDEGPGVGGDYGPYRQSERNSMYKQYAEKLLESGHVYRCFCSNEELEKMKEIAELKKLPPVYSGKWATAADGEVEEELAKGTPYTYRFRVPKEGSLKINDLIRGEVSWKLDTVGDFVIMRSNGQPVYNFCVTVDDATMAISHVIRAEEHLPNTLRQALIYKALGFPMPSFAHVSLILAPDRSKLSKRHGATSVGQYRDMGYLPQATVNYLALLGWGDGTENEFFTIDQLVEKFSIGRVNKSGAVFDSTKLRWMNGQHLRAIPFEELSQLIGEHWKSTGLLTESEGPFVDDAVQLLKDGIDLVTDSGTALSNLLSYPVHATLTSPEGRPIVEDKLSEVSAHLLAAYDSGELFGALEEGPAGWQKWVKGFGKTLKRKGKSLFMPLRVLLTGKLHGPDMGSSVILIYKAGNHGIVSPQAGFVTLKERFEILRQLDWEALNQDHPALESAATISN; from the exons ATGGCGGCACTCGTTGCAGGGACGCCATGGATGAGAATCAGAGTAATCCCTGAATTCGCTTCTCCGTTCATTTTCCGGCGCCATTTCCGTCGAAATTTCTCTGTGCGTGCTTCAATTGACAGTGATGCACCGGTCAGAGTCCGTTTCGCTCCTTCTCCGACCGGCAATCTCCACGTCGGCGGAGCCCGAACTGCTCTTTTCAACTACTTATTCGCTAG ATCGAAAGGAGGAAAATTTGTGCTGAGAATCGAGGATACTGATTTGGAGAGGTCGACGCGGGAATCGGAGGAGGCTGTGCttcgagatttagcttggcttgGTCTTGACTGGGATGAAG GCCCTGGTGTGGGTGGGGACTATGGTCCTTATCGACAATCTGAAAGAAATTCTATGTACAAACAATATGCTGAGAAGCTCTTAGAATCTGGTCATGTTTATCGTTGTTTCTGTTCCAATGAG GAACTTGAGAAAATGAAGGAAATTGCGGAGCTAAAGAAACTTCCACCTGTATACTCGGGGAAGTGGGCTACTGCAGCAGATGGAGAAGTAGAAGAAGAGCTAGCAAAGGGAACCCCATATACATATCGATTTCGAGTTCCCAAGGAAGGGAGCTTGAAAATTAATGACCTTATTCGAGGCGAA GTTAGCTGGAAATTGGACACAGTTGGGGATTTTGTTATAATGAGGAGCAATGGTCAACCTGTTTACAACTTTTGTGTTACAGTCGATGATGCTACCATGGCTATTTCACATGTTATAAG AGCGGAAGAGCATTTACCTAATACTCTAAGGCAAGCCTTGATTTACAAG GCTTTGGGATTCCCAATGCCGTCCTTTGCCCATGTTTCATTGATTCTTGCACCTGATAGGAGCAAATTGTCAAAACGCCATGGTGCAACTTCAGTTGGTCAG TACAGAGATATGGGTTATCTGCCTCAGGCGACGGTGAATTACTTGGCACTTCTAGGTTGGGGTGATGGAACTGAAAATGAATTTTTCACCATTGATCAACTTG TTGAAAAATTCTCAATTGGTCGCGTTAACAAAAGTGGCGCTGTTTTTGACTCTACCAAGTTAAG GTGGATGAATGGTCAGCACTTAAGAGCGATTCCCTTTGAGGAGTTGTCCCAGCTTATTGGTGAGCACTGGAAGAGTACTGGGCTTCTCACAGAGTCAGAAGGGCCATTTGTAGAT GATGCAGTTCAGCTGCTTAAGGATGGGATCGACTTGGTAACTGATTCGGGTACAGCACTCTCTAACTTGCTGTCTTACCCTGTACATGCTACATTGACGAG CCCTGAAGGTAGACCCATTGTCGAAGATAAGCTTTCTGAAGTTTCTGCCCACCTCTTAGCTGCTTATGATAGTGGTGAACTCTTTGGTGCATTGGAAGAAGGCCCTGCTGGCTGGCAGAAATGGGTAAAGGGCTTTGGCAAAACACTGAAGCGCAAG GGGAAGTCATTGTTCATGCCGCTGAGGGTTTTATTAACAGGAAAACTCCATGGCCCTGATATGGGTTCTAGTGTAATCCTAATCTATAAAGCTGGAAACCATGGCATTGTCTCGCCTCAAGCTGGGTTCGTGACATTGAAAGAAAGGTTTGAAATATTGAGACAACTCGATTGGGAAGCTCTCAACCAGGATCACCCTGCTTTGGAATCGGCGGCTAccatatcaaattga
- the LOC107900978 gene encoding monosaccharide-sensing protein 2 — MGGPVLVAVAAAIGNFLQGWDTATIAGAVLYVKREFKLESEPTIEGLIIAMSLIGATCITTCSGYISDWLGRRLLLIISSVFYFLSGIVMIWSPNVYILLLGRLMDGFGVGLAVTLVPVYISETAPPEIRGLLNTLPQFTGSIGMFLSYCMVFGMSLSTIPNWRLMLGVLSIPSLVYFALTVFFLPESPRWLVSKGRMCEAIKVLQRLRDREDVTAEMALLAEGLGVGGETSIEEYIVGPANEDIEDPDISADRDQIKLYGPEPGLSWVARPVTGRSTLGLVSRHGSIASQSALVPVDPVVTLFGNIHAKLSETGSMQSVLFPHFGSMFSVGGNQARHEEWDEDESVIREGEDYLSDAAAGDSDDNLHSPLISRQTTTVETGIVPPAQGSFANLRLISLMQGNDGELVGSTGIGGGWQLVWKWSKKESQEKEEGFKRIYLRQEGTPGSIRGSLVSLSGAVAPSDSKYVKAVALVSQPALFSKELMKEHPVGPAMIHPTETAQGPSWSDLFEPGVKHALLVGVGIQILQQFSGINGVLYYTPQILKQAGVVFLLSNMGISSASASLLISGITILLMLPSIAVAMRLMDIAGRRSLLLTTIPLLIISLLVLVIGAIVKMGNVTNAALSTISVVLCFFFFVMGFGPIPNILCSEIFPTRVRGICIAVCFLISWICNIIVTYSLPVLLKSIGLGGLFGMYAVVCAVSWVFVFVKVPETKGMPLEVIMDVFSVGAKRTS, encoded by the exons ATGGGTGGACCTGTGCTTGTAGCTGTTGCAGCAGCTATTGGTAACTTTTTGCAAGGATGGGATACCGCCACCATTGCAG GTGCTGTTTTATATGTTAAGAGAGAGTTCAAATTGGAAAGTGAACCAACTATAGAAGGCTTGATTATTGCAATGTCTCTTATTGGAGCCACCTGCATTACTACATGCTCAGGATACATATCGGATTGGCTTGGCCGCCGGCTATTGCTAATAATCTCATCGGTCTTTTACTTTCTTAGCGGTATCGTAATGATATGGTCTCCTAATGTTTATATCCTACTTCTGGGAAGACTTATGGATGGCTTTGGAGTTGGTTTGGCTGTAACACTGGTCCCGGTTTATATATCTGAGACAGCACCACCAGAAATAAGGGGGTTGTTGAATACCCTTCCACAATTTACTGGTTCCATTGGAATGTTTCTTTCATATTGCATGGTTTTTGGAATGTCGTTATCAACAATACCGAATTGGCGATTGATGCTTGGAGTTCTTTCTATTCCTTCCCTTGTATATTTTGCATTAACTGTGTTCTTCTTGCCTGAGTCACCGAGATGGCTAGTAAGTAAAGGGCGAATGTGTGAGGCAATAAAGGTTTTGCAGAGGCTCCGTGACAGGGAAGACGTTACCG CTGAGATGGCTTTGCTAGCTGAGGGGCTCGGTGTTGGAGGTGAAACATCAATAGAGGAGTACATAGTCGGTCCAGCCAATGAAGACATTGAGGACCCTGATATATCGGCTGATAGAGATCAAATCAAGCTATATGGACCAGAACCAGGTCTTTCATGGGTAGCCAGGCCGGTTACTGGACGTAGTACCCTTGGTCTTGTGTCTCGGCATGGAAGCATAGCTAGCCAGAGTGCCCTTGTTCCTGTGGATCCTGTTGTCACTCTCTTTGGAAATATCCATGCCAAGCTATCCGAAACAGGAAGCATGCAAAGCGTGCTGTTTCCACACTTTGGCAGCATGTTCAGTGTGGGAGGTAATCAAGCTAGACATGAAGAGTGGGATGAGGATGAGAGTGTCATTAGAGAGGGCGAGGACTATCTGTCTGATGCTGCTGCTGGTGATTCTGATGACAACTTGCATAGTCCTTTGATTTCTCGGCAGACAACCACTGTGGAGACAGGCATTGTTCCACCTGCACAAGGAAGCTTTGCAAACTTGAGACTAATTAGTTTAATGCAAGGAAATGATGGAGAACTGGTTGGTAGCACAGGGATCGGTGGTGGTTGGCAACTGGTTTGGAAATGGTCCAAAAAAGAAAGCCAAGAAAAAGAAGAGggatttaaaagaatttatttgcGCCAAGAGGGTACCCCTGGATCTATACGTGGATCACTAGTTTCTTTGTCTGGTGCTGTTGCCCCTTCGGACAGCAAGTATGTCAAGGCTGTTGCTTTAGTGAGTCAGCCGGCTCTTTTTTCCAAGGAGCTTATGAAGGAGCATCCGGTTGGACCAGCTATGATCCATCCAACTGAAACTGCGCAGGGTCCAAGTTGGAGTGATCTCTTTGAACCCGGAGTCAAGCATGCTTTACTGGTAGGGGTGGGAATTCAAATACTTCAGCAG TTCTCGGGTATAAACGGTGTTCTATACTACACTCCGCAAATTCTCAAGCAGGCCGGAGTCGTATTTCTTCTTTCCAACATGGGAATCAGTTCAGCTTCTGCGTCACTGCTTATAAGTGGTATTACAATTTTGTTGATGCTTCCAAGTATAGCTGTTGCAATGCGGCTTATGGATATTGCTGGTCGAAG GAGTTTGCTACTCACTACGATCCCACTCCTGATAATATCTCTCCTCGTATTAGTCATCGGAGCCATCGTTAAAATGGGGAACGTCACGAACGCTGCATTATCAACCATTAGTGTCGTGCtctgcttctttttctttgttatgGGGTTTGGTCCAATCCCAAACATACTCTGCAGCGAGATCTTCCCAACGCGTGTTCGTGGCATTTGCATTGCTGTATGCTTTCTTATCTCCTGGATTTGCAACATCATTGTCACATATTCACTCCCCGTACTGCTCAAATCTATCGGTCTTGGTGGCCTCTTCGGCATGTACGCCGTTGTATGTGCCGTATCGTGGGTGTTCGTCTTTGTCAAAGTTCCTGAAACCAAAGGCATGCCTCTTGAAGTCATTATGGATGTCTTCTCTGTTGGTGCAAAAAGAACATCTTGA
- the LOC107900977 gene encoding uncharacterized protein, whose protein sequence is MALSAPSTLISHNRAVNCLAFSLPKHGNLAVNHQQLHSRINFHSFSDPPYVHQSRNGGKFTPSCLAKTVVSDVEVHNSDFTTDAAADDTWSEFAKNVSGEWDGFGADFTIEGKPIELPESVVPEAYREWEVKVYDWQTQCPTLADPVENTMTYKTIKLLPTVGCEADAATRYSIEEKNIGGVDNEVSAFAYHSSGCYTAIWSVADKNLLELEHCLINPRDRESRVRIIQVFRVGGTKFVLQNVRVFCEQWYGPFRNGDQLGGCAIRDSAFASRAATNASDVGGVWKGSNAVASFDSSGDNCLEELKDNGVMKSIRDGSNLILLPKQLWCSLKDSGGETCGEVGWLYDQGYAITSRFCFSSEGKLKEVSIARETTVLEGV, encoded by the exons ATGGCATTATCAGCACCAAGCACTTTAATATCCCATAACAGAGCCGTTAATTGCTTAGCTTTCTCGTTGCCAAAGCATGGGAATTTAGCAGTAAATCATCAGCAACTCCATTCGAGgatcaattttcattcattttcggACCCTCCGTACGTTCATCAGAGTAGAAATGGTGGAAAATTTACCCCATCTTGCTTAGCGAAGACTGTTGTTTCTGATGTTGAGGTTCACAACTCCGATTTCACCACAGATGCTGCTGCTGATGATA CTTGGTCAGAATTTGCTAAGAATGTATCAGGTGAATGGGATGGATTTGGAGCTGATTTCACCATTGAAGGGAAACCAATTGAACTTCCTGAATCTGTAGTACCTGAAGCTTACAGGGAATGGGAAGTCAAGGTTTATGATTGGCAAACTCAATGCCCTACCCTTGCTGATCCAGTGGAGAACACCATGACTTACAAAACTATAAAACTACTCCCAACCGTTGGATGTGAAGCCGATGCTGCAACACGATATAGCATCGAAGAGAAGAACATTGGGGGTGTGGACAATGAAGTTTCTGCCTTTGCATATCATTCTAGTGGATGTTACACTGCTATCTGGTCAGTTGCAGATAAAAATCTGTTGGAGTTGGAGCATTGCTTGATTAATCCTCGAGATAGGGAGTCTCGTGTGAGGATTATTCAGGTTTTTCGAGTCGGTGGTACAAAGTTCGTGTTACAAAATGTTAGGGTCTTTTGCGAACAATGGTATGGTCCATTTAGGAACGGTGATCAACTTGGTGGATGTGCTATTCGTGATTCTGCTTTTGCCTCAAGAGCTGCTACAAATGCCTCTGATGTTGGTGGTGTATGGAAAGGGTCTAATGCTGTTGCCAGTTTTGATAGTTCTGGTGAT AACTGTCTTGAAGAGCTCAAAGATAATGGGGTAATGAAGTCAATAAGAGATGGAAGCAATCTCATATTGCTCCCTAAACAATTATGGTGCTCCTTAAAGGACAGTGGAGGTGAAACTTGCGGTGAGGTGGGGTGGCTTTATGATCAAGGATATGCTATTACATCAAGATTTTGCTTCTCAAGTGAGGGGAAGTTGAAA GAAGTTTCTATAGCTCGTGAAACTACAGTTTTGGAAGGTGTATAG